The following nucleotide sequence is from Melioribacteraceae bacterium.
TTAAGTCAATCGAGTGTTACGTTTTTTAAAGAATTGGCCAAAAAAGAAGGAAGACAGTATCAAAAGCTTATTAGAAATTTACTCGATAATTATACTTCCCACTATTCTAGGTAGTTGTAACCAATTATATCACATTTTAAGAGCTCATTAGCAAAATTAAAAATAGAAACTTTTAGAAAGTATTTAATGCCTCAACCAACCCTAACAAACAAAGACCAGTTCCCAACTGAAGAAATAATATTTTCTCACATAGGAAATTCAAAAGTAATTTGGGAAGAATTATTTAAACACATTCACACAGAACATCCGGATCTAATACATGAATGGAGATATTACAACGACGGAAAAAGCTGGTTGATGAAAGTTACCCGTAAATCAAAAACTATTTTTTGGTTATCTGTAATTAAAAACGCTTTTCAAATTACTTTTTATTTTGGTGACAAAGCGGAACACACATTATTGGAAAGTTCAATTTCTGAAAAATTGAAAAAAGAATTTAAAGAAGGAAAGAGATTCGGGAAGATTAGAGGTATTACTCTCGTTATGAACAAAAAGCAATATCTAAAAGACGCCAAAGAATTAATCAATCTAAAAATCAGCCTCAAATAAGTAATCGAATGAAACCAACACTAGAGTCTCAGTTAATTAACTTCCGCAAAGAAGAGATGGTTACATTTCTTAAAACTCATCCTGAATTTTTTAATACCGCAATCGAATTAGCAATCAAAGATGAACGACTTATATCATGGCGTGCTGCCTGGCTTCTTTGCAACTGTATGGAAAATAATGATACGCGAATTCGACAGTATATAAACAAGATTATAAAAGTTTTACCGGGGAAAGAAGACGGTCACCAAAGAGAATTAATAAAAATTCTGCTCAAGATGAAATTAAACGAGGAACAAGAAGGTAATCTCTTTAATCTGTGTATGAATTTGTGGGAAGGAATACAAAAAAGTCCGTCTGTTAGAATTACCGCATTTAAATTCATTTATGCTTTGGCCGGAAAATATCCGGAGTTAAAAAGTGAAGTCCAATATTTAACTCAGGATCATTTCCTCGCAACACTCTCTCCCGGAATTAGGAGTTCGATTACAAGAATGATTGACAACGAATTATAATGCAATTATAATTTCAAAAAAAGAGACATAAGTAAAGGAAATTATTCTGATTAATCAAGACACAATTCATGATTCTAATTCTATATCTTGTAACTTTCTCGGGTATCGGTTTGTCCTAAAAACATATTTTTTATCAAAAGCTAGAGGGAAAGAAATAAATGAAAGTCGCAATTTATAAAAGCTATGGATCACCAAATGTTTTACAAATAAAAGAAGTAGATAAACCAATTCCAAAAGAAAATGAATTATTAATTAAACTGAGTGCTTCAACCGTCACAACAGTGGATTCTATTTTTCGTAAAGG
It contains:
- a CDS encoding DUF3788 family protein, which encodes MPQPTLTNKDQFPTEEIIFSHIGNSKVIWEELFKHIHTEHPDLIHEWRYYNDGKSWLMKVTRKSKTIFWLSVIKNAFQITFYFGDKAEHTLLESSISEKLKKEFKEGKRFGKIRGITLVMNKKQYLKDAKELINLKISLK